Within the Hermetia illucens chromosome 6, iHerIll2.2.curated.20191125, whole genome shotgun sequence genome, the region ggaaCAGCTCATAATTCAAAAGTATCACATAAATTTCAGTACAAAAATTCTTCCAGTCTTGATATCACCGTTTAATATCAATGGAAGCTTTGAGCACCTGAAGCATGTCCCAATGCACCGGCACCGCCACTTCCTTGTCCTTGATCCGAGTGAATTCCAGCGGCAGCAGCATTTTGTTGAGCCTTCTGTGCGAATTCAGCTGCTTTTTGGGCAGCATCTTTGGTTGCAACGAAGTCAGTCCGAGTAGCTTCCAACTTATGATCGACATCAGCCAGGGTGGCTTTAGCTTGAGCGACCATCTTACTTTGGCTAGCGAGTTCGTGATTAGCACTACTAGCGGCAGCGTCAGCTTGATGAGCCAATTCTTCGGCGTTCTTCAAGGTAGATTGCAGCAACTGAGCTTGCTTGTGTGCTTGTTCAGCGGTATTAGAAGCAGATTTGGCGGTCTGTTCGGCTGATTTGAGTTGGATCAGTTCACCTTCGAGGGCCTTGAGGGCGTCATTGCGTTGCTTCTCCAAAGTTTGCAGGAGCACTTGTTTTCCAGCGAGAGCGGCTTGAGCGGTAGCAGATGCCTGGGCGGCTTGTTGAGCCAAAGCATTCTTAGCA harbors:
- the LOC119659742 gene encoding uncharacterized protein LOC119659742 → MKCTVLFVVAFIGIASSGYIGDEHGGLRTIAQGSANQAHSAVASQHAAAQKASFIAKNALAQQAAQASATAQAALAGKQVLLQTLEKQRNDALKALEGELIQLKSAEQTAKSASNTAEQAHKQAQLLQSTLKNAEELAHQADAAASSANHELASQSKMVAQAKATLADVDHKLEATRTDFVATKDAAQKAAEFAQKAQQNAAAAGIHSDQGQGSGGAGALGHASGAQSFH